The genomic region TTGCCGGTGACGACGTGGAGCGCGGTGGACGACACGGTCGAAGCCTAGCGAGCGCCGGCAGATCCGCGCGGCGAATCGACGTGCTCCCGCTCTCGTTCTGAGGGAAAACCCCCGTCGTGCGACGCGTCCGGCTTGCCTAGGTTGGCCGAACCACTCGTCCTCACCCCGGGAGCTCCCGTGCGTCGTCTTCGTGTCGTCTCCGCCCTGCTCGTCCCCTTCGCCCTGCTCGCCGCGTGCGGTGACGACGACTCCGGCGAGACGGGAGGGTCCGACACGAGCACCTCCTCCGACTCCGGTGACGACGGCGCGGACGCGCCTGAAGAGGCGCCGAACATCTGTGAGCTGCTGCCGGCCGACGCCGCGAGCGACGTCGCCGGGTTCGCCGTCACGGCGGAGGAGGGGCCGTTCGACCTCTGTGAGTACGGCCAGGAGGACCCGCGGGCCACGTCGTTCACCCTGGGCGCCCAGCTCGAGTCCGAGCTCGGCGGCGGTGCCGAGGTGTACTTCGACGGTCTGGCCGCCGCCATCACGCTCGAGGACGAGTCCTCACCGGACGTGGGCGAGCAGGCTCGCATCGTGACCGGCGAGGTCTCGGGGTTCAGCCAGACCGCGGGTGCCGCCCTGTCCGACGGCGTGCTCTACACCGTGAACCTGTCCCCGGGCGAGGACCTCGACGCCGCGGGTGAGCTCGCGCTCGCCGAGGCGCTGCTTCAGGCCGTGGTCGACGCCGGCTGAGCCGAATAACAAGAGCGCCACGGGCCAGAAGCGGCAGGCTGCGGCCCGAAGCCAGCTGACCGCTGGTCGTGGTGGGTGGGCGGTGGATGCACCACCGAAAGCGCCTCTGCACCGGACGGGGCGGTGGATCTACCACCGTACGAGCGCTCATACGGTGGTAGATCCACCGTCCACCCCGTGGCCCCCGGTACTCGGTGGTGGACCCACCGCCCCCGGGCGAGGCAGGCGTCTGGGCGGAGCCCGGCGCCGGTGAGGGACGAACCGGTGATGCCCTGAGGAACGAGCGGCACGCCCCGTTACAGTCGGGCCATGACTCAGTGGGAGTACCTCACCGCCCCCGTGCTCGTGCACAACACCAAGGCGATCCTCGACAACTTCGGCCGCGACGGCTGGGAGCTCGTGCAGATCGTGCCGGGCCTCAACCCCGAGAACCTCGTCGCGTACTTCAAGCGGCCGGCGGCCTGACGTGTCGGCGGTCGCCGATCGTCTCGCCGCGCTGGGACTGAGCGTTCCGCCGGTGGCCAAGCCTGTCGCCTCCTACGTGCCGGCCCTGGCCCACGGAGGATTCGTCTTCACGTCCGGTCAGCTGCCGTTCGTCGACGGCGCGCTCGTCGCGACCGGCAAGGTCGGCGCCGAGATCGAGCCGGGGCAGGCCCACGAGCTCGCTCGCACCGCCGCGCTGAACGCGATCGCCGCCGTCGCGAGCGTCGTCGACCTCGACGACGTCGTGCAGGTCGTGAAGGTCGGGGTCTTCGTCGCGAGCGCGCCGGGCTTCACCGCGCAGCCCGCCGTGGCGAACGGGGCGAGCGATCTCTTCGCTGCCGCGTTCGGCTCCGCCGGACGGCACGCCCGCAGTGCGGTCGGTGTCGCCGAGCTGCCCCTCGGCTCGCCGGTCGAGGTCGAGCTCCAGGTCGCCGTGCGGCCATGAGGACGCTCCGATGAGGACGGCCCGATGAGGACGGCACTGCCCGCCGGCTGGGAGCCGGACGAGAGCCGGCCCGCCACGGTTCCGCGCGACGCCTCCACCGTCGCGCTGCTGCGCGACACCGGGCACGGCACCGAGACCTACCTCCTGCGGCGCCAGCCCACGATGGCCTTCGCCGCGGGC from Aeromicrobium sp. Sec7.5 harbors:
- a CDS encoding DUF4177 domain-containing protein; translation: MTQWEYLTAPVLVHNTKAILDNFGRDGWELVQIVPGLNPENLVAYFKRPAA
- a CDS encoding RidA family protein → MSAVADRLAALGLSVPPVAKPVASYVPALAHGGFVFTSGQLPFVDGALVATGKVGAEIEPGQAHELARTAALNAIAAVASVVDLDDVVQVVKVGVFVASAPGFTAQPAVANGASDLFAAAFGSAGRHARSAVGVAELPLGSPVEVELQVAVRP